In the genome of Paramormyrops kingsleyae isolate MSU_618 chromosome 5, PKINGS_0.4, whole genome shotgun sequence, the window CTCCCACACACTCTCTCCATCTTCCAGGGGTCAAACGGATGCACCGTATGTCTTCCACTGATCGATGCATTACACTCTAGTTACGATGGGAAGCAGGACACACAGTGCAGCCTTTACAGCCCACATCCTCAAAACAAACCCCTTGGTGAAGCTGGAAAAGGCCCCCTAGGTCCCTCCTCCTCTGCATCTCTTTTTCATCTCTCTCTTCCTTGACCTCTCTCCATCATCTTTCATTTAGCCAACCCCTCCCCTCTTTATCGCTTTtatcttctctctctctgtctctctctgtttcgCTCCAAGACGCAATATAACATAtaaacacatagacacacacctCCTCATCATcactctctccctacccctccTTCTATCCCCCCATTCACACTGTTTCTTAATCTTCTACTCAACACATTTAGTGTTCACACTCAGGTGAGATACTTTCAGATGATTTTATCAAAAACAAAGTGCATTTTCTTTTGAGACGGCAGTGTCAGTCAATCAGCCACAACGATGAGTCAGCATACAGAGATGTGGTTCAGCAGCGGGATGCCTGGTGCTGTGGGAACAACCAGTCACTGAAGGTGGACAAAACTAAAGAGATGATCATCAGCTTCAGGAAATCCTGCTCCACCCACATCCACATCCACACACTACTCAGGATCAACGGCTCCACGGTGGCTGTTAAGAACAACAAGTTTCTGGGAGTTCACATCTCAGATGACCTCACCTGGATCACCAACACAACCTCCATCACCAAGAAGGCTCAGCAGTGTCTTCACTTCCTAAGGTGACTGAAGCGGGccagccccccctgcccccccccatcctcaccGTGTTCCACAGGGGCACCATAGAGAGCGTCCTGACCAGCTGCATCTCCGTTTGTTTCGGCAGTGCCAGTTCTGCTGACCGGAAAAGCCTGCAGTGGATTGTAGAAGCAGCCAGTAACATCATTGACGTGTCTCTGCAGGAGATCTTCCGGAAACACTGCATCAGGAAGGCCTCCCGCATTGTGCTCGACTCCTCACACCCCTCACAGGAACTGCTCACACTGCTCCCATCTGGCAGACGCTGTCACAGCATCAGGGCCTGATCCATCAGACTGCATGACAGCTTTTACCCACAAGCCATTGGACTCCTAAACACACTGCCTGCCCACCACTAcctcacacacacccagaccGTGAAGTGACTCTAAGCATTGCTCCCCTGCATTTTACACATCAAAGGTCTTGTGATGCActtagcaattaaaaaaaaatgcattgcaaTAAATTCATAAAAACCACAGGGGATAACTACTGTTCACATTACTgcataatgaatgaatgttacatttatatagcacttttcaagacacccaaagggtttttacagaaccaatggggagccgcttcaaccaccacccccgtgtagcccccacctggatgatgtgatggcagccattctgctcACCACTCAGTAGCTAAGGGGGTAAAGGGGCAGGGGGGAATTCAGCAATTACATAGAGGGGATGATTAAGGGGGCAACTTTCACCCCAGACATCAGGGAACCAGCGCTGTTCTTCCAAAGGAGGTTAATAAACCAGGAGGGGCAGGTAGGGAGGGCGTGACAATGACAGCATGTGGAATGGCCTCAGGGGGAAGACTTATGCATGACCCTGTATGTATAGTTGAGGGTCAAACCTGGGTTTGAAGGTCCCTTGAGCATTTATatcagggttaagggccttagtCAAGGACCCAATGCAGATGTACTGTAACTATTCTGCAGAGGACAGGACTGGAACCAGGGAACTTCCAGTGACAGGAATAGAGACCTAACCTGCTGAGACACATCCCACCCTGTATTATGGGAGATAGATGCATGGAAGTAGGTACACTGTGTTAATGAGGAAGGACAAAGGAGAACAGCTGGACTTAATGTGACCCAGACTTTGGCACAATATCTCTGACTGTGGTTTTGTCAGGAAAGAGACAGAGGTGATTTAggttgttattttattttactttatttcatttattttgcaatttacAACCATGTGAGGAACAAAATTGATTAAATGTAGTTTATATATGGACCGGACGTTGCACAGAGAAAAAAGAGAGCTGTGTACCAAAGGCGGGTGGGTGTTTATGTaggggggagagaaaaaagGTGTTGGTTGTTGAGATGTTGATTGGCTGTAAGCCCCAAGCTACAAGAAAGAAGAAGAGAAACTGGGGGTAAAgttataaaaagtaaaaaatgacTAAGAGTCAACTCAACGCTCAGAGGAAGGCCACGGCTCAGCACAGAAATAACCGCTCAGTACAGCAGTGACGTGCAGAAAGGTGTCTCTGAACGTTTGAGCTGTCATATGATAAACTGCATGTAGAAGCAGAAGAGGATCCTACACAATAAGAGGTCGGTGCAGCAGGTAAAGGGTTAAGTGAGTATAAAAAGttctaaaatacataaatgaccATGGCAACATATGAATAAGGATTATCACTCAAACCATGATCTACAATattaaatttgaataaaaagcATGAGTATTAAAGGATATAACGGAAAAGcacataaacatttaaaaaaaacttttcttcTTGCTGTAGAAGAGCTGAGATTAACCTACTTCTTCTAGACAgcaatgaaaataaacatttcaccCTGACTGTCAATCTATAGTGAACAGTGAGTGATGGAGAGACCCTCCATTTGTGGGTTAACAACTACGTACGGATTCACAAATCCATTTTATATTATCATCACATGGACGGTCGTTCCACCTCTGAAAAGGAACAGAATGTACAGTATTGAACTCCACACAGTCTTCATTTCCTCCGGAGTTATCAGGCTGCTGTGGATTTGCTCGCCAGTACCTGGAGACAGTGCAGTGTTAATGGTTTTCTGACCTCCACAGTTTGCAATACAATCATTTGTTATTTAACAGTAGCTAACATTGTTAGTTAGAAGTAGCAGCTACAGCAGAGTGGCAGAGATATTATAGTTCTGTACTATAAGGGAAAGAATGCAACGGTACTGAAGTTAGCAGTAGGAAGCAGTGCTTAGAGTACTGTGCAGTTTACTGTTAAGAGTACAATAGCGTATGGAGTACATATTACATTACTGTACTATGTAGTTTAAAGGATGCTACAGTGATGTGGGGGAACCTAGTCTTTGCCTCTACGTCTCTGTAATTGTGTGCAGGCTGGTCTTACCCTTTCTCTACAGGAATTGTtgttccatccacccatttccaggttccttctctctctctgtcactgagACCAATCCAGAATGCTCCAGACAGACCTTCAACAAAGACCtgaaatttaagaaatattaCAATGACTGAAAGTTCCCTTTACGAAAGTCATTTGATTGGGGATAGTGGAAATGACATTGGACTGTAAATGACTTTGATTCTTGGCTTCTGGTTTGTCATGGCAGCTAATCGGACAGTAAGGTGCAAATCACTTGAAGAAACGATGTTTTGAACAAAACACTAGAGGCGACATTCTACCATTCAAAGGTGAATTTTCTGTTTATTCACTATTCATGACGTACTAGAATGAAATGACTAATATTTACATTATACCTTGTTATTATACTATACCATGGATCATATATACTTTAGGGTATATTTTATAGCTTTAAGTATCCATCACATCCAGGGACTCAGGGGGGTTTGGAGCCTctcccacacagcacagggcataaggtggggctacaccttggatgggatgccagtccatcacagggcataaggccgggctacaccttggatgggatgccagtccatcacagggcataaggcggggctacaccttggatgggatgccagtctatcacagggcataaggcaggtctacaccttggatgggatgccagtctatcacagggcataaggcggggctacaccttggatgggatgccagtccatcacagggcataaggcggggctacaccttggatgggatgccagtccatcacagggcataaggcggggctacgccttggatgggatgccagtctatcacagggcataaggcggggctacgccttggatgggatgccagtccatcacagggcataaggcggggctacgccttggatgggatgccagtctatcacagggcataaggcggggctacgccttggatgggatgccagtctatcacagggcataaggcggggctacgccttggatgggatgccagtctatcacagggcataaggcggggctacgccttggatgggatgccagtctatcacagggcataaggcggggctacgccttggatgggatgccagtctatcacagggcataaggcggggctacgccttggatgggatgccagtccgtcacagggcataaggcggggctacaccttggatgggatgccagtccatcacagggcataaggcggggctacgccttggatgggatgccagtccatcacagggcataaggcggggctacgccttggatgggatgccagtccatcacagggcataaggcggggctacgccttggatgggatgccagtccatcacagggcataaggcggggctacgccttggatgggatgccagtccatcacagggcataaggcggggctacgccttggatgggatgccagtccatcacagggcataaggcggggctacgccttggatgggatgccagtccatcacagggcataaggcggggctacgccttggatgggatgccagtccatcacagggcataaggcggggctacgccttggatgggatgccagtccatcacagggcataaggcggggctacgccttggatgggatgccagtccatcacagggcataaggtgGGGCTAcgccttggatgggatgccagtccatcacagggcataaggcggggctacaccttggatgggatgccagtccatcacagggcattaGACGgggctacaccttggatgggatgccagtccatcacagggcataaggcagggctacaccttggatgggatgccagtccatcacagggcataaggcagggctacaccttggatgggatgccagtccatcacagggcataaggcagggctacaccttggatgggatgccagtctatcacagggcataaagcggggctacaccttggatgggatgccagtctatcacagggcataaggcagggctacaccttggatgggatgccagtccatcacagggcataaggcggggctacaccttggatgggatgccagtccatcacagggcataaggcggggctacaccttggatgggatgccagtccatcacagggcacacaaacaTAAATACCGTTAAACCCTGTATTTGTCTCACCTGCTCCTCTCTGCTGCTGATGATCGCCAGGTCGGCTCCTGACTGCATACAGGCCTGTCGGCTGTCACTCCAGGTCTTCTTCTCAGTGGAAATGTAGTAACAGCTTGTGCTGAAGCTCCTCCACCCCAATGGACAGATGTAACCTGTGGTCCAAAGACACAGTCCAGCATTGAAGATGGCTGTGACTGTCGGTATGGGTTTGCTGAAAACCCCGGATAAGTCATAGcgtatgtatgtgtctgcacacacacacacacacacacacacacacacacagctttgtaattatatatttgtggggactctccattcatttccatgggggaaactctaatcccaaaatgacgatcttaacccctacccagccctaaccttaaccataagtaaccaaacataatatgatacttttggcatttttagttatttgattgcattcacagatattTGTGGCGACCTTTAAAATGGTCCGCagaacgtcaaaataacagttttttttttatcatactgtagaggacatttggtccccacaatgtaacatgTTGTACTTTCAGCATATCCAAATACATATCTTTAGGTTCTTCTAGATTTAAACAAACCATTTACTCACTCTTTTTGCAGCATTTATCAAACTTTATAAGTAgctggtctctctctgctgtctgCGTGCTATATTTCAGCAGTAgctggtctctctctgctgtctgCGTGCTATATTTCAGCAGTAgctggtctctctctgctgtctgGAAGCTGTAAATGAGCAGTAGCTGGTCTCTCTCTGCAATCCACAGGCTGTAATTGAGCAGTAGCTGGTCTCTCTCATTTCTCAGGGTGGTTTGCTCTGTCTCTGCCTGACGAATAACTCTGATATCTGTCAGGAAAAAGAGACCATTCTGAAATTTACTGAAACATGCAAACTGATCAATGATCCAACTCCCCTAATTGATACTAGCAATAACACAGAAATAAGACTCATGATAAACAGACAGTGACCTAATTCACCCAGCTGAAGGACACGATCAGTAATATCACAGTATTATTAACAGTAGGGATGGGAATCGGCAGTGACCCCCAGAATTGATATTATATCAATATATGTTTGCCGATTCAGAATTTATTGCAATTTTAAACAGATTTTACTGAAGAGAATTTCAGCTCTACATTTAAAGTAAAGACAAGGGCTGTAGCGATACACATATTCATCATGTGCCTTTCGATTACAGCATTTGTttagaacacaaaatgaaacaacTTAATGAATTTCTTGATGTGTGAAatctaaattcacaagtagatgttcgACATGGAAAACATTACGCTAAATGTGGCTTTGGATTGGATACTGTTAGTACTAGGGAGCTCAAAGCTCCTCCCACATCACATAAATCAgtagtttgggaacattttggctCCCAATAAATTATGGCAACaccagagagagagaatgattAGTTGATAATACTACAACGGCTGTTGACTCTGTTGTATCGCACTTGGATATTTTTctggaaacacatccaacatgctAACTCATTTTAGACGATATCATCAAAGTATGTAgttttgccaggaaattcagaacAGGCTAAAAAAAATGTTGTTATTGTGCTTGCCAAAAGTTTTTAGCAACTGGCAACAAATCAGAGGCAAATCAATGTTcagttacaggcatgagtaggtcCGACTACATCCTGACATACACCTGCAGAGTCTATAATAGCAGCAAACGTTGTTGTTAAAGGATCACTGTCATTTTCCttgtgaatattaaaatcaccaacaatcacgGCTTTGTCAGTAATGATCACCAGGATTGTTAAAAAAATCTgcaaactccttaagaaaattatTGTGCGGACCACGTGGTCTgtacacaataacaatggtaATTGGAAGTTAGGGACCaggcggtctatacacaataacaatggtgattggaggttaGGGACCaggcggtctatacacaataacaatggtgattggaggctAGGGACCaggcggtctatacacaataacaatggtgattggaggttaGGGACCaggcggtctatacacaataacaatggtgattggaggttaGAGACCAGGCAgtctatacacaataacaatggtgattggaggctAGGGACCaggcggtctatacacaataacaatggtgattggaggttaGGGACCaggcggtctatacacaataacaatggtgcTTGGAGGTTAGGGATCAGacggtctatacacaataacaatggtgattggaggttaGGGACCaggcggtctatacacaataacaatggtgattggaggctAGGGACCaggcggtctatacacaataacaatggtgattggaggttaGGGACCaggcggtctatacacaataacaatggtgattggaggttaGAGACCAGGCAgtctatacacaataacaatggtgattggaggctAGGGACCaggcggtctatacacaataacaatggtgattggaggttaGGGACCaggcggtctatacacaataacaatggtgcTTGGAGGTTAGGGATCAGacggtctatacacaataacaatggtgattggaggttaGGGACCaggcggtctatacacaataacaatggtgattggaggctAGGGACCaggcggtctatacacaataacaatggtgattggaggttaGGGACCaggcggtctatacacaataacaatggtgcTTGGAGGTTAGGGATCAGacggtctatacacaataacaatggtgattggaggttaGGGACCaggcggtctatacacaataacaatggtgattggaggttagggaccagtggcctgtactacgaagcggggttactggcttattggggtaacttgtcggatttaaggtaccacagtttaaatggacttcatacagtatatattcgttcacttacattttgcccagactaccttaaatccgacaagttaccccgataagccagtaacctcgtttcgtagtacaggccacaggcggtctatacacaataacaataacattacAATGGCGATTGGTAGTGAAGAACTACAAAGAGATGAGCCAGTAAGACTAAGAAGAAGAATTTCAAATGTGCTGAAGCTACAAGCACTTTGCTCAGACACTCCTAGGTTAGACTGAAATAttgcagcagcaccagcacctttACCATCTGGACCAAGGTTATGCTGTAatcagctggagtagattcatttagtgccatgaattcattcGGTCTAAGCCAGGTCTCAGTTAGGCATAAGGtccaagactaaaatcagtaatcaTTTCATTTATTAGTAACACCTTAGGAGCCAGTTTTAGCCTTGCATTACACTGATTTTCTAATAATGTATTTGGTTTCATTTTTACTGAGTTATTATGACATACTCCACCATGGAATAAACCTCCATGATTAAAAgtgcggggaacagacacagtcccAGTAACATGAACCCtaggtgacgactctaagcgactagcaggcggtcggttatgctggtttgcctgccgcctggACTTGGCTCTGGCTAGTCAGCGATTTGCCTGGAGactatgagctatgcttttGGACAGGAGATCAGCACCAGCCCGCGAGGGgcgaataccgtccctcttcaaaagcccaggccCCCAAACATCTGCCAAttgtctatataacccacaGTATGTATtgggcaccattccgacagccagtgatgcagcgacgataatctgctgtataTTTTATCACCACATCTAGCAGTGATGGGGCCAGAGTGCATTACTGACACAGACATCTTCTTCGCAAGGTTGCACACCTCTATAAAATATGTCTTAATGATCTCCAATTTCCTCAAACAGACATCTTTAGTGCCAACATGGATAACAATCTGATAATATTTACACTCACtgttagccagcacttttaaatTTGCTGAGATGTC includes:
- the LOC111856977 gene encoding uncharacterized protein is translated as MSVNANTSNTTDQIRKRSNATQCPGSESAGRRDHRPAVVCLGLLCFLLLTARIALAVYYIRVIRQAETEQTTLRNERDQLLLNYSLWIAERDQLLLIYSFQTAERDQLLLKYSTQTAERDQLLLKYSTQTAERDQLLIKFDKCCKKSYICPLGWRSFSTSCYYISTEKKTWSDSRQACMQSGADLAIISSREEQVFVEGLSGAFWIGLSDREREGTWKWVDGTTIPVEKGYWRANPQQPDNSGGNEDCVEFNTVHSVPFQRWNDRPCDDNIKWICESVRSC